ctccacctcctcttctgTGGGGAGGGCACCGAGAGAGCCCAGGAGTCTGGAGCGGGCCCTTGTGACAGGTCGAGCTCTTCGCTCTGGGTTTCTCCTGGAAGTCACACCCTGGAACAAGCGCCTTCGAGGTGTCTTGGGTTGCTAAATAAGACATGTAGAGGAAACTTAATTACCCCAAAGTGAAGGGAAGTGGAAGGGGACATGCTATGTTCTTCAGTCCTTTCTAGAATAACCAGAAAGTAACTCAATTTTGCTCCTGCAGTACCAAGCTCAGCTGCTTTCAATTTGAACAATAATGTACTTAGTCTTCTCCCCAAAAGATGCAAGAATGAATCTCATGCTCCAAAGAAACTTTTTTTGACATCTtgtgccagggagatagctcaaagggctcaAGTTCAGTCTTTGCATATTGGAGGCACAGGTTTAATTGCCTGGCAACCAATCTCACTCCTAGTATCTCTAGTCCTCaagaaccaccaagtgtggcacaaCTCAGCATCGCACACCTCTTGAACCCTATTCCTACCTGCACCAAGATAAATGTGTAATAcatgttctttcttcttccagtCCTTCCTTTTGCCTACCTTGTATCACCTTGGGAAAAGGTGTGCCCCACCCTTTTTGTGCCACAATTtacggtgctcagggaaccatgcagtgcccaGCCCATGAGCTATGCGCATGTGTTGCATAGGGGAGGCCAGGCTTAGTCCTGGGCAAAGCAGATGGTCCTTAAGCTAAAGAatgtgacttctaagcacagagccaagtaacccctaagaatcagtgggtgtgaccccaaaactaaaataataaacaagtctATTATTATATACCTACAAAAATAAGAGGAATGTGATCAAGTTTgggatttaaataaaaacatggggCTAGACTGATAGTAGAGTAAATAGAGAAGGGTAAAAAAAACttctgttttgcatgtggctgaccagggttagatccccagtacgCCCATAAGATTCCCTAGGCATGGACAGAAATGTTCCCTTATcaatgagccaggaataagccctaagtgccACTAGTGGTGGCctatcccctcaaaaaaaaagagtaaagtacCCTAACaataggggccatagagataggtAAATTGTATCTTTGCACATAGCATACTCAGTTCGAATCTCTGGCATTGTGGTCTCCTGCTCctgccccatcaggaatgattacagagccaggagtaagcactgagtggcATAAAgtttggcccaaaatccaaaataagaagaaaaacttctaataataaatagaaacatcTGACAAATATACCATACACATGCCCCAAATACTCCTAACTGAAAAGGGTTTGCACTTACCGAACTGTGTATAGGCATGATGCGCCTTCCAGGGAATGGACCAGAGAAACTTTCTAATTCTGCCATTAGTTTTGCCagctaaagacaaaaaaaaaaaaaaaaaaaaattaatgattagAATAACTGCTGAAAATGAACTTCTAGAAATTATGGTGGCAAAGTGTTTCTGATTTTCCCAATACATTTACCAAGGCTCTCAGAGGTTAGTTTTTGAAGTTCAGTTTGAAAAAGAAATGCAAGTTAAAGCACTGTAAAGACAGCTTCGCCAccttacagaaaaatattcattcttaGAACACAAGTGGCTCAGATGGAAGTTGGAAGAACGAATCAAGTGGCACATTTCAAGCCAGACACCTACCATTGCTTTGTTCTGCTTTATATTTGAAGCCCTTTTCTCCAGGAAGCTCATACCACTTTCATCTTCTGAATCAGAAATGGCATCCATCTCGGAGGGCTTGGGGGATGCTGCTTTCTGGGGAGCTGGTCTCCTGGTGTTTCGTGCTGGAAACTTCATGGCCACTCGAAGTGGGCCAGAACGTCTACATTGACTACGAGTCCTGCAGCCAGCTCGGTCCGACTGAGATTTCTAGTTAGTTGAACAAGCGATTCATTAGGGACATGGATGGTCAAACAGACCAGCACACTACAAAATCTTCTCATCGAGGCACTTGCATCAAATGCAATTTACTCGAACACTGTCAACTCTGGGTAACATCAGGAATTCAAAATCAATATAGCAACCTGAGTATATTCTAACTTCACTGGGGAATATGGTTTTAAATAGCCTCCTTTGTAGTTCCCAAGCTAGTAGATTAGATTTGTCAtttcataatatataaaaatattgagtgatttctttataaaaattccttttcttttttacatgtCTTGTGGCAGGGAGTTAGATTTTTACATATTAAGCAAATCCCAACAAGAATAGATGCATTCACATAAATATGGTCTCAGTGCTAATGGCAAAGGTAAAGTGTTATTAAAATTGTCTAAAAAAGAGCATACAAGGGGTGCTAATGGGTGCCTTGCCCTTTTAAGTAACCAGTCCTGTGTTCAATTTCAAGCACTACACACGAGCCCACAGGAATACCAAAtggtcccatatgcctgccaggaacgatttctcaaCACAGagtcagtcaggagtaactcctgagagccaccaggtgtgacccaaaaaccaaaaaattaaataagtaaaataaagggCAGAGAGTTTCTTTGAGGGTTGATGTAATTATTCTTAAATGACCACCCTCAAGAACCAGAAATGGAATAGCTCATACCCCCCCATATTTTTTAACATTCAAAAAATGCCTTAAAACTACAACAATTTTAGTTCTCTAACACACTACTAATGTACACAAACTAGGCACATTATAGAGACTAGGCAATAACAAAACTTGGTAGATTAACACTTTTAATCAactggcattttatttatttatttatttatttatttatttattttggtttttgagccataaccagcagcactcaggagttactcctgactctgtgctcagaaatcgaccctggcaggctcaagggaccatatgggatgttgggattcaaaccgccatctgtACTGAATCTTCTGTCCTGAATCCgctgtggaaggcaaatgccctatcattgagctatctcccaggcccctggcattttaattttaatgtaattgaTTAAGTTAATTTTAATCAATAGACCACAATGAACTGCATCTACAGAGAATTAAAACTTTGCCCAGAAATAATCTGGGCTCTAGACAACGTGTCGATCACCATGCAGCGTGAAAGGCTGGCAATGACTCCGATATGCACTTATTTTAAGCACAAAACTCAGCAGAGGAAGCATAGCAGCACCAATGCAGCAGTGTGATAAAACTTTAATCATCAGTGTGATAAGGCATCACATGCAGCAGGGGGGCCTAGGCCTGCatcaaaacacaaaagaattgAGGCACACACACCTAAATCTAAACACACTGCTGTTTTTGTCTAACAAGTCGTCTTCAGAAAGAAAACAGGCTCAGCAGCAGTAGCTTAAGCAGAATAGAGCTCCACATACTGTAAGGCAACAAGCGCATGAACAAGCCAGTCAGACAAGAAGAAAAAGTGGCATCAGGAAGGGTCCTCCCCTAAAGATTATTAGATATACTCTAGCCTTATGCCTGTCTTCTGATAAAGGTCCACTACGGCTAtcaaaatgatcaaaataaaggACTGGAGGCTTGaatgtggataaaaaaaaagagacatcatggggccggagcagtggcgtaagtggtaaagcatctgccttgcccgtgctagcctaggacagactgcagttcgatccccaggcgtcccatatggtcccccaagccaggagtgatttctgagcgtatagccaggagtaaccctaagtgtcaccgggtgtgtcccaaaaaacaaacaaacaaacaacaacaaaaaaaaaaaacagacctgaTCTTGAGGACAAGAGCACCTCTGATGAGGCTGGATTTCTTGTGGCAATGAAAATCTGTTGATTGGCAAACTTTCTCTTATCAGTTTCCAAGATTTTCAgagccaaaaaaatatttaagattcaCAAGGAAGAAGAACGTCTCAGGAAAAACTACTTTCAGGCATGAAGaaaacactttttcttttaagatcaATGAATTTGCTAGCATTTGCTGACCAACAtttaaattctaagaaaaaaaagtatttttaaagtcaGCAATGCCGTGCCCAtaaatgttatctttttcttgacattgGTGAAAGTTTCTCCAACTCACCATTCCATCTTGTATCTCACTTTCTGAGAAACCGCAAAATGATTCATCATCAGAGTCGGCATGAAAAATACTGGCCAGTTCGTTAGTGACATCTGGCCTTGGTTTCTGTAAAAATCCACAATGGTCTAATACATCTTGCACCTCACTTTCTGAAAAGCCGCAGAAAGATTCATTATCAGAGTCCTCATAAAAAACACTTGCCAGTTCTTCACTGATATCTGACCTGAATTTAGgtttctgtaaaataaataaataaatgttgtgcattttttttctttctgtttcaagAACCAATTTTCCATAAACCGTGCAGAGAGCAAATCACATTTACAAGTGCACTACAAGAGAATAGCTTTTGTTACAAAGAAAAATGGTTCAGAGGTTtacaaatgatttctgagttgtTATGGCAAATCATCAGGCATGTTAGGTTAGGCGACATTTCAAAAGGATAGAATAAGTAGCTAATCTACCTCCAACAATTACTACCTAGAACCAAGCaaaaagtgaaatgaaattaCAGTGCATAGTGTATTTTCATAACGGCTGTATAGAAATGTAGGCAAAAAGCAAGCAGTTTTAATCACGCACAAAGCATTTGGGGCATTTTGAGCACTGCAGACTCAATTCTGTTTATTCTCAGGCAGCACTTACCGTGTTTGCAAAATTATCAGAAGCAAAGCTGTCACAACTGTCATCAGAGGATGATGAGGTTTCCATGGAAATCAACTTCACATACCTAAATTTCTTAAAGTTCTTCTTTACTCTCAGATCTTTTTGCTGCAAATGGAAATGGCAATGCTATTAAGTGGGATGCTTACTATAGCATTTAACTAAAGACACCGCTTCTGAGTTTAGTAGATTCAAACAGCTTCAGAAATATGTCCATTTCTTAAGACCTATGTAGAAAAATTTCAACtgctaaccaaaaataaattattttaacgtAAAGACATAAAGTTATTGatattgagttttaggcatataagatttcaacaccaatcccatcgcCAGTGCTCCCAATATGCCATCATCCACCTTGCCTGCTACTTTGACAGGCACATtccaaagtttggtggttgccgtttagatctcatgttttcagtgttgctgagtcTGATTTGGATTTAGAGTTATAGCACTTTCCCATTTCACGAATATAACTGAGACCCTGATCCATTTACATGACTTCCCTTTCCCAtcttcatcctttcttccttGACTTCTtaaggacagaaaaggaaaaaaaaattttttaaaccagGTTTAACATTCCTAAAAAAGATCCCTTTGCTGGAAATTTCTTATGACATTTATTAACTTGTTTAAATATCTGTAGAGCTAGTTACATACACCCTTTCTATCTATCCTAAGAATCTCCAAAGCTTTTACTATTATACTAAATGCCTGAGTTTAATGCTAAGCTCCTAAAATcggcctctttttatttttaattaaactgcACTTCTAAAAGGGGATTTCAAAAGTACAAAAtggtgagtgatttttttttccctgtctAAGCCAAAATCAAGCTAAGGAGGTCTCTTAATGTAAGCTTTGCACTGGCTCTGTACTGTGATGCTAATTTCCTATGCTACAAAAACTGAGCAGGACCTTTACTTCCAAGTGGCAGACTTCCAAAAATGCCTCTTTCCAATCAGGAGGAGTTCCAGCACAAATCCTTGCAAATTAGATCTCTTAGCCCAGTGTGTCAATGGCACAAGGCTCCAACTTGGAAGGTCAAAGAGCACTCCAACCCCAGGAAGAATGTCTGATTCCATTTCGGCCTGCTGTTATGTCTGGCCCCAtactcaaatttctttttttacttcctttGCTCAACAAGTTCTTTGGGGAAGTACAAAGTCCTTGAATGAATATGACTCCtttattcatacacacacactcaacaGTCTGACACTGCCCAACAGAAAATGCCACTGGTACCTATTCTGTCAAAAATTAAATGGGTATTAGAGCGGAGACAGACACAGCAgctagggagcttgctttgcatgctgccatcctaagttagatccctggctcccatatggttccatgagaaCAGACCCCTGAGAACAGTTGGATGCAGACCCAAAAGCaataaacaaaatgagaataagtTTAAAAGGGTCTATGGTGCcatttaagtgtttattttattttcataaatatgacCTTTTTACATTGGAAACTGAAGTTttcctgttgttattttttgtagtGCAGAAAAATGGTATCGAACTCAGGTCCTCCACATGCAAAGTGGACTATCCCTGAGCTATATATACACTCGCAATCCCTCCAGTAAACTTTGGAAGAGCAATTCTGTGATGGATTCCAAATAAATAATACCGGTATTATATAAAGGATTTATCTTTCCCTCTCTGTGTATTTTCTCATTCTAAAAAATCattctttgcaaaaataaaattaaattaaaataaataaaactactttcaTGATGCTTGTAAACACCCTAGTGCTTAAGAAATCTTTCTTTTGCTCCCATATAAAGGCAGTAAACTGTAAGTAACATGAGGGCAGGGAGatcaaagggctgagtgcataCTCCCTGTATGATGCCTGTTGGgtcccctggcactgcatagtcccCCACAGCATCATCAGGGAGTTTGATTCAAAACACAACAAGAAAATGTACCACGTAGTGTTACTATCAATTAAAAGTGATCTTAGAAACCTCTCTTTTTTCCAGAGGATGAAATTCAAAGCTCCAAGGGAGGCCATTAGAAGTTGGCAGGTCCAAAACGCTGGGCTTCAACAAATCACcgccagatttttatttttccagatgaagGAAAGACACAGAAATAAGCAAGACAGACATGGCTGAGATAAAGCTTTTTTTTGACAGGCAATTTAAAGTGTTTTTCTGTGCCCGGCATGAAATGCACATTAACATCAAGTTTAATTCCTTGCAAAGGTGACCTCATCAATCTCACTTAACAAATGAGTCCAGAGGCAGGTGTAATGGGTTATTTCACTCGTAAGCAATCTAAATCCAAGCACATTCGAGTTCAAGCCTAGCTTGGAAGCTTTATACTCTATATTCAGACTACGCCCAGGCAGACACACAAGGAAATCTGGCCCAGAATCCCAACCTCTACACAAGCGTCCCCCACCCCCATCACCTATTTCAAGCCTCCCACTCACTTCTTTTCTACCCAGCCCCCACTCTTCTCAACTCTCCAGGGTCTGGCCCCACGTTCCGGTTTCCgttaggagaaaaataaaaaagttgcatCCAGAGCAAAGTCTTGCAGCTGTAAGACTGAGGGgtggagaagggagaggaagccAGCAAAGGGCGCGCGAACAATTTGGACCTTAAAAAGTCTTTTCATTCTCACTTTATAATGCCAGGGACCTATAGGACCTATAGGGCCTATAGACGCCCCACGGCGTGCAGCCCAAAATCTAGTGACCAAGACTTAAGCAAGACCTTAAACTGCAAACCACCAACACATTTACAACAGGGTTGTAGGAAGTTGTGGGTGCAAAAGCTGGCCGGGTGGGTGTGCATCCTAGGACCGTCCCCGGTAAACGCGACAAGGTGTGAAGATACACAGACATAAAAACGGGGTAACAGTCACcaccacccccgttcccagcacaTGTGCATCTAGGACGCACGTGGCCTAGGGAATTCCCGGAGCTTGCCAAGCATTCTGCAAAAGGctcgggggtgggtggggggaactCCAGGGGCTGGGGATCCTGGTTCCGAGCAGCTCAGGTGCCCCCAATCCTGAAGCTGAGCTCAAGGGGCGACGTCCAGTAACAACCTCCAGCTAGCTGAAAAGCAGCGCTCCCTTTTGCAAAGTTGCAAGGAAATCTGCAGGGAGCCGGCCTGCACCCAGCGGCAATCCCCAGCCCCTCAAGACCTTACCGGCAAGCGGCGGGTGTGCATTCTGGTAACGGGCATCTAGGTCGGCTTCGGAGCAGGGAAAGAGGAGCAGAAGCACCGTGTACCACCCACGGAGCCAAATCAGTAGCAAGAGCGCGCGAGTGGAGCACAGGGCGCGGACTGGGACCCTGAGGGGGCGGAGCTTGGGCCAGGGTTCCCGCGCTGGAGCGCAGGTCCTGCATGCGGTAGTAGAGTCCCGCGGGGCCACACAATTTTCACACAGAATGAAAATCAGGCCTCCCTATATTTTCAACTCTCAGATAGTCTTGGAGTTTTCTacaatcttcttttttaaaaatagagcttTGGGGAGTTTTTTTAGGCGCCTTTTCTTT
This is a stretch of genomic DNA from Suncus etruscus isolate mSunEtr1 chromosome 5, mSunEtr1.pri.cur, whole genome shotgun sequence. It encodes these proteins:
- the CDCA7 gene encoding cell division cycle-associated protein 7 isoform X2 — encoded protein: MHTRRLPQKDLRVKKNFKKFRYVKLISMETSSSSDDSCDSFASDNFANTKSQSDRAGCRTRSQCRRSGPLRVAMKFPARNTRRPAPQKAASPKPSEMDAISDSEDESGMSFLEKRASNIKQNKAMLAKLMAELESFSGPFPGRRIMPIHSSQPKTPRRRLFQGVTSRRNPERRARPVTRARSRLLGSLGALPTEEEVEEEEEEDDKYMLVRRRKTFDNFMNEDYTPRSRRPGSMTLPHIIRPVEEITEEELENICSNSREKIYSSSTGSTCHQCRQKTIDTKTNCRNPECWGVRGQFCGPCLRNRYGEEVKEALLDPNWHCPPCRGICNCSFCRQRDGRCATGVLVYLAKYHGFGNVHAYLKSLKQEFEMQE
- the CDCA7 gene encoding cell division cycle-associated protein 7 isoform X1, whose amino-acid sequence is MHTRRLPQKDLRVKKNFKKFRYVKLISMETSSSSDDSCDSFASDNFANTKPKFRSDISEELASVFYEDSDNESFCGFSESEVQDVLDHCGFLQKPRPDVTNELASIFHADSDDESFCGFSESEIQDGMKSQSDRAGCRTRSQCRRSGPLRVAMKFPARNTRRPAPQKAASPKPSEMDAISDSEDESGMSFLEKRASNIKQNKAMLAKLMAELESFSGPFPGRRIMPIHSSQPKTPRRRLFQGVTSRRNPERRARPVTRARSRLLGSLGALPTEEEVEEEEEEDDKYMLVRRRKTFDNFMNEDYTPRSRRPGSMTLPHIIRPVEEITEEELENICSNSREKIYSSSTGSTCHQCRQKTIDTKTNCRNPECWGVRGQFCGPCLRNRYGEEVKEALLDPNWHCPPCRGICNCSFCRQRDGRCATGVLVYLAKYHGFGNVHAYLKSLKQEFEMQE